AACTACAACTAGATAAACTATAGCAGATTGTAGATTGTTTATATACCAATTATATCACTATAATAACCATTTGCAGTTAATTAAACCATTAAACTTGTAATTTGTGTACGATAAGTATAATATCTCTTCTAGATATAAACTATATACGGCTGGGGATAGAATATGCCTATAGGAGCGGCTGAAGTAGTTGGAATATTGTTATTGCTAATAGTATTAACAGTAATTCTTTCTAGATCTTTAAGAGTTGTTAGAGAATGGGAAAGATTAATTGTTTTAAGGCTTGGGAAATATGTAGGTATTAAAGGTCCTGGACTAGTACTGTTGGTACCATTTGTTGATAGAGGTCTTATTGTTGATATAAGGCTTCATACTATTGATGTACCTAAACAAGAGGTTATAACGAAAGATAATGTTACAATAAAAGTTGATGCAGTAGTCTATTATAGAGTTGTGGATCCTGAGAAAGCTATACTAAGGGTTAGGGATTATAATTATGCAATTGCATTATTGGCACAAACAACATTAAGGGATGTTATTGGTCAAATAGAGTTAGATGATGTTTTATCGAAGAGAGAGGAAATTAATAAGAGAATTCAAAATATAATTGATGGTATAACTGAGCCTTGGGGTATAAAAGTATCTATGGTTACGATAAAAGCTGTAGAGCTACCTGAAGGAATGATAAGAGCCATGGCATATCAAGCTGAGGCTGAAAGAATTAGACGTGCTAGAATTATAGAAGCAGAGGCTGAGAGAACAGCATCAGCTATTCTCTCAGACGCTGCATTAATATATGAGAAGCATCCTATAGCTCTTAGGCTTAGAGAACTTCAAACCTATGTTGATATAGCTAAGGAGAAAAATGTTATAATAATAACAGAGAGTCTAGGTGCTAAGACAACAGCAGAGGCTATAGCTACAGCATTAGCGACTACTTCTATTCAAAGGGGAGAAGGGAAGAAAGAATAGGTATAGAATATGAATAAATCCAAAATACAAATTTTATGGATATTATTATTCTTCATGGCTACCATATTTATAGTCCATGTAAGTTTTTTATATTCTCAACAAACTCTCAATACAAAAGCTATTTTAATAAGAATAGATGGTATTGTCGGGACTATAGATAAGCCAACAGAGGACTATGTAAGGTATGCCTTGAGTTTAGCTACTGATAGAGGTGTTCCATTAATAATAATAGTGAATAGCTATGGAGGTTACTTAGAATCAACTATAAATATTGCTGATATTCTTCTCAATGCCAAGGTGCCTGTAATAGGATTCATAGCCGATAAGGCATTTAGTGCTGCAAGCATAGTTGTACAGCCTATGCATATAGTTGCGATAACACCCTATGGTGTTATAGGTGCTGCACAACCCATACAAATAAATCCTGTTACAGGACAATATGAATATGTAAATGAGAGTAAGGTTATAAATAGTATTGTTGCTTTGGCCACAAGATATGCTGAAGCTAGGGGAAGAAATAAGACAGCTGTTGAGATGTTTATACGAAGAAACCTAGTTTTAAGAGGGGAGGAAGCTGTGAAATATCATGTTGTAGATATTATTGCAAATGACCTAGACGATCTTATAAATAAAGTGAATAATCAAATGGTAACAATATCGTATGGAGATCATAGATATAACGTTACAATAAGAATAGATGGGTATGAGTATATAGAGCCAGGGCTTCAGATACAGCTATATGCATATCTAAGAGATTCACTAATAAATTCTATATTATGGTTCATAGGATTTTTTGGAACATTTATACTATTATTAACTGGAAGAATAGATTTAATACCATTTACAATAGTATTTCTATTGTTAGCACTTGTAGGAGGGGGTATGGATATAAATGTGGTATCTGTATTACTTATAGGATTAGGAAGTATATTAATTGCAATAGAACTTGTGACACCAGGTTATGGTATTTTAGGAATTAGTGGTATAATAGCTTTAACATTTGGTTTTCTATTAATGCCCATGGCACCAGCAACATATCTTTATCCGAGTGTTATTGAATCGATTAGAATAATAATTCTAATATTGGGTGGAGGATTAGGAGCACTCTTTTCATTCATTATGTATAAGATTTTAGAAACTAATAGGAAAAGAAAACATATTCAAATCTCGTCCATTGTACAAGCTCAGATCGGTAAAGTTGTTGAGAAAATAGAACCTAATAAGAAAGGATTGGTTATGGTTGGTGGAGAATATTGGTCAGCTGAATCTGATGAGGTCATAGAACCTGGTGAAGAAGTTGAAGTAATAGGGCGGAAGGGCTTCACATTAATTGTGAGAAAGAAAAGGACATAGCATTCAAAATATATGACAAAATCTATCTATGCTTGATATAGACGATGACTATAGATACTCGTTCAATAATATTTAAAATTTAACTTATTCATCTATATAAAAATTTGATAATTATCATATTGGTGATTATCTTGAATAGCAAAAAACTTGTATTAGCGGTTCATGGTGGTGCTGGAAGATGGAATTTGGATAATGATACTAGAGAGGCAGTCTATAGATCGTTGCGAGATGCTCTTAATGCTGGATTTAATGTATTGAAATCTGGTGGAAAAGCATTAGACGCTGTGGTTGAAGCTGTAAAGGTATTAGAAGATTCAGAGATTTTTAATGCAGGTATTGGAAGTGCATTAAATGCTCTTGGCTATGTTGAGATGGATGCGGGTATCATGGATGGTAGAAGTCTGAGAGCTATAGGTATTGGAGCTACTAGATATCCTAAAAATCCTATAGTTTTAGCAAGATATGCTATGGAATATACAGATCATGTTATTATTGTCGGTGAAGGTGCTGATAGATTAGCAAAAATATTGCGTCTAGAGCCTAGAAATAATTACATACCTAGTAAGATAGTTGCAAAATATAGAGAGTTGGTAAAGAACCCTAGAAGTATTGGTTATTGGAAAAAACTTCCAGAGATTTTACCAAAATTTTTAGTTGGAGATACAGTAGGAGCTGTTGCAATGGATGATGAAGGTAATGTAGCAGCCGCTGCAAGTACAGGTGGGGTATGGTTGAAGCTTCCTGGTAGAATTGGAGATACGCCTATTGTTGGAGCAGGATTCTATGCTGATAACAGAGGGGGAGCAGCTGTTGCAACAGGTTTAGGTGAAGTCATAATAATGTATGGTTTGACTAGGAAAGCTGTAGAAAAAATGATCTCTGGATTAGATGCTAATACTGCTTGTGTTACTACTATAAGAGAATTGACATCAATTTATGGGGATAATAATGCAGGGATACTTTGTTTAGATCTAAGAGGCGAGATAGTAGCTGTTCATAACACTCCGGCTATGCCTTATGGATACATAGAAGATTTAGAATTAAAAATATCTTTTAGTGGGGTTAAGATTTAGTTTCAATCTCTATTCTTCGGATTCCTCTTCAACCTCTTCATATTTAGCTATTGGTGCTATAGAAGCTCTTTCTCTAATTGCATTAACCATTTTTAGTGCTTCATCAGCACTTACATGTCTCGCACTTTGAACGACAGTGGATAGAGTATCTCTAAGTACATCTTCAAGAGTTCTGCCAGATGGTATCTCAAGTTTAACTTTTTCAAATATAGCTGGTGTAGGTTCTATGACCGCCCCTCTTTTTAGTATAGCTAAGGCCTCATTTACAGGTGTTACAATAGCTGCACCCACATCTCTATCATTTAATCTTAGAGCATATATTATATCACCATCGAATGTTTCACCAATTTTCACTATATTAAAAGCCACAGCTGCTGTTGCAATTTCAACAGCTTTTGAAATAAGTTTCTTTGTTATATTGTCAACTTCCTCTTGAGGAATTCTTCTAAAGGCTTCAATAACAATAGTATCCCATTTCCACACAATATTTTTATTAGCTTCATCAATATCATAGTCTATTCTAATTCTAACGACATCACCTTTATCGATTTTTATTTGTTCAACTAGAACTGTATAGAGAAATCTGTTTAGTTGTGCTACGGCAAAAGCTATCTTTTGGCTCCATTCCTTATCTCTACGTACATAGTCTCTTAGTTGTGCAAACATTGTACGCCTAATCTTATCTGCATAAGCACCTGCTATAACGAAACCTGAGCTTAGCCTAGGCATATATCCAGTCACCCGAGTACTAAATATTTCTCAGAGAACATAAACCTTTCTGAGGTATCTTTCCTCTAGAAATAGATAAGCCTTTATATGTAGATCCTCAATCTATCAATAATAGGTTATAGATATGTTTAGTAAACCAATAATTAGGGTTATACCTCCGGGACCTAAAGCTAGAGAATTGATAGAGAAACATAGAGAATTCGTAGCAACAACAACACATGATCCCGAAAACCTTCCCCTAGTTATCGAAAGGGGTGAAGGTGTATGGCTTATAGATGTTGATGGAAATGTATACCTAGACTTTTCATCATCTATAGCTGTTAATAATTTAGGCTATCCTACACATGATGAAATTAAGTATGTTGTTACCAAGATGATTGAAGTCTTAGCACATGCTGCAGGAACCGATTTCTTCAATCCATATCAAATATATCTCGCAGAGAAACTAGTAAAGATATCACCTGGTAGCCACAAGAAAAAAGTGTTTTTCTGTAATAGTGGTACAGAAGCTAATGAAGCAGCTATCAAGATAGCTAGGTATTTTACGAATAGAAAGTATTTCATAGCATTCATAGGATCTTTCCATGGAAGAACTATGGGATCGTTAAGTCTAACAGCATCTAAACCTGTACAAAGAAAGAGATTCTTTCCTATGCTTAACGGTGTTATTCATGTACCTTTTCCAAATCCTTATAGAAATCCTTGGCATATTGATGGATATGAACATCCTGATGAGCTTGTCAGTAGAGTTATAGAATTCATTGACTATTGGGTTTTGCAACACTATGTACCACCAGATGAGGTAGCAGCAATATTTTTTGAGCCTATACAGGGTGAAGGAGGATATATTGTCCCTCCTAAAAACTTCTTTGAGGAACTTTCAAAGCTTGCAAAAAGATATGGCATTCTAATGATAGATGATGAAGTTCAGATGGCTCTTGGAAGAACAGGTAAAATGTTTGCAATAGAGCATTTCAATATAGTTCCTGATATAATTACTATGGCTAAATCCTTAAGTGGAGGTGTAGCACCAATAGGAGCAACAATATTTAGAGCTGAAATGGATCTCGAAACAGGTGCACATAGTAATACATATGGAGGAAATGCATTAATGAGTATGGTAGCCTTGAAAACAATTGAGGTAGTTGAAAGATATTTAGATAATGTTTTATCACTAGGCAAAATTATCAAAGAAAGGCTATATGATTTAAAAGAGCGATATAATGTTATTGGCGATGTTAGAGGTCTTGGACTTGCATGGGCAATAGAATTTGTTAAAGATAGGAATACTAAGGAACATGATATTAAAACTAGAGATAGAGTGATATACGAGGCATTGAAGAGAGGACTAGTACTACTTGGATGTGGAAAGAGCTCGATAAGAATAGCACCTCCATTAATAATCGATGAAGAAAGGATAAAAATAGGATTAGATATTCTAGAAGAAGCAATTAAAGCCTCTGTGTGATAGTTTTTGAAGATAGAACTTGAGCTTATTGAAGTATATAGATATGAGGGAATCCCTAGTAAAAGATTTAGATTCCAAATCAGAAATACAAATATATACATTAATGTCTCTGCAGATGATGTTGAAGAAGCACTGAAAAAAGCAGAAGATATAATAAAACGTTTAGAACTAGATAAAAAACTCGTTAAAAAAATTAGTGGCGATAGTGGAGATCGAAATGCCAAGTAGGAAAATGGAATGTATAGTTTGTGGCAGAATTTTTTATGAGGGACAGGGTATAAGGATAAGTATAGCTGGAAAAGAATATACATTTCATTCAAAGTCTTGCGCCTTAAAATTCGTTAAAAATCTTTTCTTATACTTAGATCCAAAAGATTTAGAAAATGCAGCTAAGTTAGCTGAAAAAGAATTCATTGAGCATTTAAAGGAGCTCCGAGAACAAAGAAAGAAAAATCTAGAGAGAATATAGTATTGTTTATCTGTAAATACTAAATAGCCACTATCTTTTTGATGAGTATATAGGGCATAGAGCTCCAATGAAAGAGAGTTTTCTAATATTAATTCTCTGAGTACCTTCAACTTCATTGACAGCATCAATACCGAAGGTCTTTCTTAAACTATCAACAGCATCGTTAGATAGTTTCCATCCCATACATAGACCATTATTGTTAAACTTACATGTAGAACATCTCCAGTTTCCTAAGGAATTTACGATATTCATGATAGTTCTTATTGTGTTTATATATTGGACAACCTCATTATGAGAATTTACTATTTCTTCTATCTTCTTCAAAATAGCATCTATGGAGTTTCTCAACTCAATCAGATCATGATTTGGCATAATATTTGTCTCAGGTTGTAATGTACTTTGTTCAGACAATACTGTCACCTAAGAAATATCTCTATCTAGTACATAATTAAATATGTCGGCTCATTAGCTCTTCAACGTTTTAACAATTCTATTATTTTTAAAAGTTTCTCTTGAGGTAAAATCGAAAGCCAGTCTATTGTATGTCCATAATAAGCAGATTTTTCACCAAAGAGAATTTCTATGATTTCTAATGCTATTTCTTCGCTGTTTCTCGATGTTGCATTAATTTCTATTACTAAATCTTCTCCAAGTTCATCAATAGCATTCAACGTACAGATAGAAAGTAGTTCTGCCTCCACATTTTCAATAACCTTGTTAAGACTCCACCCCCTCTTTAATAAAATATTCATTAACTCTTCTGGATCTCTCCTAATAACGAATACAACCTCTAGTATTTCTTTAGGTGTTATTTCAGCATAATGACTATCAATGATCATGGCCCCATTACTATTATATAGCTTTAAAAGTTCATGTCTAACCCTATCTTCATCTATAACATTTGTTTGTCTTTCCGAATCATAGAAGAGAATTAGATTATTCTCTATAACATATTTGCTAAGATCTATGACAGGAATACCCAGGTACTGTGATAATATCTTAGCTGTACTACTCTTACCTGTTCCAGGAGTTCCAGAGATACCTATGGATTTCATTTAAATTCCCTTTGTAATTCGATATAGTTTTAATGTTACACAGCCTTTTAGCAATATGCATCTAAATTTTATTAGGTGTAAAACTTTTAATACCACAATAATTTAATTGAGGAGCTACAGTAATATCTAATTGACATTTATTAGGGTGGTATACTTATCTCACTAAATTCATGCTAATTATCTTTTGGGACAAAATATGGTTTCACTCTCAGATTTTGAAAAAAGATGGGCTGGCGGACCTACGGTAGGAGAAAAGTTTAAAGAACTATTCAAGAAAAAGGAGCCTATCAAGCAAAAGATTGTGATGGCAGACTATAAGATAAGGGCTATGGTCAGTAGATTAGATGTATTTATAGAGAGACTTAGGGAGAGAGATAGGACACTATTTGAAAGAGTTGTTGATGCATTAACTCAGGGAGATGAAGTTAGGGCAACTATGTATGCAAATGAGATTGCTGAGATTAGAAAGATGGTTAAGCAGCTAACAATAACTCAAGTAGCTCTTGAGCAAGTAGCCCTAAGGCTAGATACTGTATTAACTATGGGCGATATAATGTCAGGGCTAATACCTGTTGTAGGTGTTGTAAAAGAGCTAAGGCAAATTATTAAAGGAATAATGCCTGAGATGTCCTTAGAATTATCAGAGATTGAAGAAGGTCTTAGAGATGTAGTTATATCTGCAGGAGAAGCTTTGGGTATGCCAACAGGAGATATCTATGCATCACCTGAGGCCAGAAAGATACTAGAAGAAGCTAAGATTGTAGCTGAACAGAGAATGAAGGAGAAATTCCCAGAATTACCAGCACTTGGAGTGTCACAGCAGAAAGCAACAGCTCCTGCTACAGGCTCTGTATAATCTAAAGCATAGCTGAATTTGCATAACGCTTTTAAGACTTTTTCCTAAATGTTTTTCTAGTGATGATAATGCAAAGCAAATCTAATATTGTTATCGGTAGGATACTGGGTTATAAAAGAGGTGGTGGAAGGCAGTACAATAATAAAGTCTTGATCAAGGTATTTATAGATAGTAAAAATATTCATAAGTTAATAGGTTCAAAGGTTATAGCAAAAGATTCTAAAGATAATACGTATAATGGTAAAATAGTTAAGATACATAGCACAAAGAATACTGTTGCAATAGCACATTTTAAGCCTAATATTCCAGGGCAGTTGATAGGATCCACAGTTAGCATATTCCTATTAAAATAGGGGCCTCAGAGTAACTCTGATATATCATTAACTCTTTCTTGCCAGGTTATCATCATCGGAAAGTCTTTGTTTTCTATGAAAATCTTAATTGTGTTTGGCTAAAAACCCTATCTATTTTAAATAATCGTCATTCTAAGTACTTATTATTATCTAATGGTAAAGATTAATTATGCTGTAGGGTATATCTGCTCTGTAAGATATAAGATATATGTAAGGAGGTAAACTATGGAATTTTCAATTGTGGCACAAACTCTAGATATATTAGAGAAAACTAGTAGCAAGATACAACAGGCAGCAGCTTTAGCACTATTATTCAAAAAGACTCCTTCTAATGTTATAGATAAAGTTGTCTACATCATCCAAGGAACTCTATGGCCTGATTGGAAAGGGCTTCCAGAGCTTGGCATAGCTGAGAAAGGGGTGCAGAAAGCAATATCTATGGCTCTAGGGGTGAGTGAAGCTGAGGTTGAAAGGGTGTACAAGAGTTTAGGAGACTATGGACTAGCTGTTGAGAGATTAAAACTAGGTAAGCAGAATAAGTCTGTAGGTCTAGTAGGATTTATTAAATCGGCTAAGGGAGAGGTATACAAAAAACTGACTGTTGATGAAGTATATAGCCAGTTGGTCAAGATAGCAATGCTTCAAGGCGAGGGTAGCAGAGATATGAAGTTAAGGTTACTTTCTTCTCTTCTAGCTGTTGCTGATCCAAAAGAAGCTAAATATATCGTTCGATTTATTGAAGGAAGGTTGAGACTAGGTGTTGGAGAAGCAACGATAATGGATGGATTAGCATCAGCGTTTGGTGCGCCTAGGGATCTCATTGAGAGAGCATATAATATATATCCTGATCTAGGTGCAATAGCAAAGCTTCTAGCAGAAAAGGGTGTTGTAGAGCTAAAGAATATTAAACCTACGCCAGGCATTCCATTGAGACCAATGTTGGCAGAACGAGCTAGTGATCCAACAGAGATATTGAATAAGGCTGGAATACCAGCTTTAGCAGAGTTCAAATATGATGGTGAACGAGCACAAATACATAAGAAAGGCGATAGAATATGGATTTTCTCTAGGAGATTAGAAGAAATAACGAATCAATATCCAGATGTTGTAGAGATGGCGCTAAAGAGAATAAAGGCTGAAGAGGCTATTGTCGAAGGCGAAATTATAGCTATAGATCCAGAAACAGGGGAATTTAGACCTTTTCAAGAGTTGATGCATAGAAAGAGGAAGAAGGATATACATGAAGCTTTAAAGGAGTATCCTGTTGTTGTAAGGCTATTTGATTGTCTATATGTAGATGGTATTGATATGACGCTTAAGATTCTTCCAGAGAGGAGGGAGATGCTTAGGAAGATAATTGATGAATCAGAGGAATTCAAATTGGCAGAGGGTATGATAGTTAATAATACAGCAGAGTTAGAAACATTCTTCTTAAAGGCTGTAGAAGCGGGTTGCGAGGGCCTGGTTGTAAAATCGCTTGGAAGAGATTCTGTATATCAGGCTGGGGTTAGAGGATGGCTATGGATAAAGTATAAGAGAGATTACAAGAGTGAGATGACAGATACTGTTGATTTGGTTGTTGTAGGGGCATTCCACGGTAGGGGAAAAAGAGCAGGTACATATGGAGCACTATTGTTAGCAGCATATGATCCTGAAAGTGATACATTTAAAACCGTCTGTAAAGTGGGAACAGGTTTTACAGATGAAGAACTCGCTGAACTTCCAAAGAAACTAGAACCATATAGACTACCCCATAAGCATCATAGGGTTGATAGCGATATAGAAGCTGATGTATGGTTTGAGCCTGCAGTAGTTATGGAGGTTACTGGTGCAGAACTAACACTATCCCCTCTACACACATGTTGTAGAGGGATGGTAAAACAAGGTGTAGGTATATCAATAAGATTTCCAAGATTTGTGAGATGGAGACCAGATAAGTCACCTAAAGAGATAACTACAACTAAGGAAATACTAGAGATGTATTATAGGCAACTCAGAAAAGTTTCACAGACTACAACAGGGGTGGGAGAAGAGAGATAATACTCATCATGTAACTATTTAATATTAGTATAGCTTTGGTATGAAGCCCAAAACTATTTTATCCTTGGCCTACTTTCTTAGATGCTTGAAAAGGTGAGCCATACTGAGTATAGATACATTGATGGGATATCGAGGTAAAACTAGAGAAGTCTTGGAGAAACTTGGGGCATCTATAGGATGTAGAATAAGATTGTCTACTAAGGATAATGTGTTTATAGAGGGAATTCTCATGCCAAAACACGAGTTTAGTTCGCCTGAGATTATAGTTATAAAGCTTGATAATGGTTATAATATTGGTATAAGCATTGATAGAGTTGTGAAAATAGAGTTAGTTATGTGTAGAAGTATTCCAAGTCCTCCAAAAACAATTATGGAAAAAATTGGTGGTTTACCTATAACAAAAATTCTTGGTTGTGGGGGTACTATAGCAAGTAAGGTAGAATATGAGACTGGAGCTGTTAAACCTGTTATGGAGCCTTCAGAGCTATTAGAACTCGTCCCTGAGCTCAAGGGATTGGCTAACTATGAAATGGAGGTGGTATTCAATATTCTCAGCGAAGATATGACTCCTTCTCATTGGGAAGTAATAGCACATAGAGTCTATAATGCTATAATTAGTGGTGTTGATGGAATTGTAATTACACATGGAACAGATACTATGAGCTATACCGCAGCTGCACTAGCATTTGCATTAAGAAATTTACCCATGCCAATATCAATTGTAGGTGCACAAAGGAGTAGTGATAGACCTAGTACCGATGCAGCATTAAATCTATTTGCAGCTGTCTTAACAACGCTAAAAGCACCATTTGGCGAAGTTGTAGTTGTTATGCATGCAACTTCATCGGATACAGAAGCATATGTACATAGAGGTGTAAAGGTTAGAAAAATGCATAGCAGTAGAAGGGATGCATTTCAAAGCATAAATGACATACCTCTAGCAAAGGTAGATCTAATTAAAAGAGAGTTCATTTTAATTAATAATAGATTTATTGGGAGAGCAAAGAATAGATCTGATGTTATAGCACAGATAGGATTTGATGATAAAGTAGCATTAGTTAAAGCGTATCCAGGCTTTCAAAAAGAGATAATAGATTTTCTCGTAGATAAGGAATTCCATGGAATAGTTATTGAAGGAACAGGCTTAGGTCATATCGGAAGCTATGTTATTGATTCAATAAAAAGAGCTATCGAACATGAGATACCAGTGGTAATGACTACACAGACATTATTTGGTAGAGTTAATATGAATGTATATACAACAGGTAGAAAGCTTCTAGAAATAGGGGTCATACCTGGCGAAG
Above is a genomic segment from Ignisphaera aggregans DSM 17230 containing:
- a CDS encoding Adenylate kinase (COGs: COG1936 nucleotide kinase (related to CMP and AMP kinase)~KEGG: smr:Smar_0791 hypothetical protein~PRIAM: Adenylate kinase~SPTR: A3DMN2 Putative uncharacterized protein~PFAM: ATPase family associated with various cellular activities (AAA)), with translation MKSIGISGTPGTGKSSTAKILSQYLGIPVIDLSKYVIENNLILFYDSERQTNVIDEDRVRHELLKLYNSNGAMIIDSHYAEITPKEILEVVFVIRRDPEELMNILLKRGWSLNKVIENVEAELLSICTLNAIDELGEDLVIEINATSRNSEEIALEIIEILFGEKSAYYGHTIDWLSILPQEKLLKIIELLKR
- a CDS encoding conserved hypothetical protein (COGs: COG5491 Conserved protein implicated in secretion~KEGG: sin:YN1551_1526 hypothetical protein~SPTR: Q97ZL3 Putative uncharacterized protein~PFAM: Snf7), with the translated sequence MVSLSDFEKRWAGGPTVGEKFKELFKKKEPIKQKIVMADYKIRAMVSRLDVFIERLRERDRTLFERVVDALTQGDEVRATMYANEIAEIRKMVKQLTITQVALEQVALRLDTVLTMGDIMSGLIPVVGVVKELRQIIKGIMPEMSLELSEIEEGLRDVVISAGEALGMPTGDIYASPEARKILEEAKIVAEQRMKEKFPELPALGVSQQKATAPATGSV
- a CDS encoding 50S ribosomal protein L35Ae (InterPro IPR001780~KEGG: hbu:Hbut_0874 50S ribosomal protein L35Ae~SPTR: A2BL64 50S ribosomal protein L35Ae~PFAM: Ribosomal protein L35Ae) codes for the protein MIMQSKSNIVIGRILGYKRGGGRQYNNKVLIKVFIDSKNIHKLIGSKVIAKDSKDNTYNGKIVKIHSTKNTVAIAHFKPNIPGQLIGSTVSIFLLK
- a CDS encoding DNA ligase I, ATP-dependent Dnl1 (COGs: COG1793 ATP-dependent DNA ligase~InterProIPR012309:IPR012308:IPR012310:IPR016059:IPR 000977~KEGG: hbu:Hbut_0421 ATP-dependent DNA ligase~PFAM: ATP dependent DNA ligase; DNA ligase domain protein; ATP dependent DNA ligase domain protein~PRIAM: DNA ligase (ATP)~SPTR: A2BJX6 DNA ligase~TIGRFAM: DNA ligase I, ATP-dependent Dnl1~PFAM: ATP dependent DNA ligase domain; DNA ligase N terminus; ATP dependent DNA ligase C terminal region~TIGRFAM: DNA ligase I, ATP-dependent (dnl1)) is translated as MEFSIVAQTLDILEKTSSKIQQAAALALLFKKTPSNVIDKVVYIIQGTLWPDWKGLPELGIAEKGVQKAISMALGVSEAEVERVYKSLGDYGLAVERLKLGKQNKSVGLVGFIKSAKGEVYKKLTVDEVYSQLVKIAMLQGEGSRDMKLRLLSSLLAVADPKEAKYIVRFIEGRLRLGVGEATIMDGLASAFGAPRDLIERAYNIYPDLGAIAKLLAEKGVVELKNIKPTPGIPLRPMLAERASDPTEILNKAGIPALAEFKYDGERAQIHKKGDRIWIFSRRLEEITNQYPDVVEMALKRIKAEEAIVEGEIIAIDPETGEFRPFQELMHRKRKKDIHEALKEYPVVVRLFDCLYVDGIDMTLKILPERREMLRKIIDESEEFKLAEGMIVNNTAELETFFLKAVEAGCEGLVVKSLGRDSVYQAGVRGWLWIKYKRDYKSEMTDTVDLVVVGAFHGRGKRAGTYGALLLAAYDPESDTFKTVCKVGTGFTDEELAELPKKLEPYRLPHKHHRVDSDIEADVWFEPAVVMEVTGAELTLSPLHTCCRGMVKQGVGISIRFPRFVRWRPDKSPKEITTTKEILEMYYRQLRKVSQTTTGVGEER
- a CDS encoding glutamyl-tRNA(Gln) amidotransferase subunit D (COGs: COG0252 L-asparaginase/ Glu-tRNAGln amidotransferase subunit D~InterPro IPR006034:IPR011878:IPR006033~KEGG: smr:Smar_1258 glutamyl-tRNA(Gln) amidotransferase subunit D~PFAM: Asparaginase/glutaminase~SPTR: A3DNZ0 Glutamyl-tRNA(Gln) amidotransferase subunit D~TIGRFAM: glutamyl-tRNA(Gln) amidotransferase, subunit D; L-asparaginase, type I~PFAM: Asparaginase~TIGRFAM: glutamyl-tRNA(Gln) amidotransferase, subunit D; L-asparaginases, type I); the protein is MMGYRGKTREVLEKLGASIGCRIRLSTKDNVFIEGILMPKHEFSSPEIIVIKLDNGYNIGISIDRVVKIELVMCRSIPSPPKTIMEKIGGLPITKILGCGGTIASKVEYETGAVKPVMEPSELLELVPELKGLANYEMEVVFNILSEDMTPSHWEVIAHRVYNAIISGVDGIVITHGTDTMSYTAAALAFALRNLPMPISIVGAQRSSDRPSTDAALNLFAAVLTTLKAPFGEVVVVMHATSSDTEAYVHRGVKVRKMHSSRRDAFQSINDIPLAKVDLIKREFILINNRFIGRAKNRSDVIAQIGFDDKVALVKAYPGFQKEIIDFLVDKEFHGIVIEGTGLGHIGSYVIDSIKRAIEHEIPVVMTTQTLFGRVNMNVYTTGRKLLEIGVIPGEDMLPETAYVKLSWILKQTRNLSEVRKMMLTNYVNEFNPTLREEHFPIWVRT